From one Conexibacter woesei Iso977N genomic stretch:
- a CDS encoding PspC domain-containing protein codes for MPDTTPPTSPEPDPAEQPTTQAPHADAPRTDGPAGGSSSPRRLLRSRDDRVVGGVCSGLAKYFNIDPLIVRIAAVALLFAGGISAVAYVAALLLVPDDDGSGRPIAGRPGRFSTIAGAAIIVIGAAVLLDGGFGWSSGWIFGAAVPTLVVVAILAIAGQRLLANRGENQPAAARIAGAALILSGIVLGVLVLAVGGAIATAAGGGTGIAIVVVVLGVAMVALSFQDGQARRARWLALPALALAVPAGVVTAAGVDVHHGVGSRNYSPATIADVRPDYRLGVGELVVDLRDTQWPKGDTINLKVDVGTGHALVLVPNDVCVQSHAKTGLGYVGVLGTDDGGADVDTQRGTIARSPGARRLVLDARMGIGAVEVRHNRDGWDHGHHRRLSDDIGATLASAGCAGERV; via the coding sequence ATGCCCGACACGACCCCTCCCACCTCCCCCGAGCCCGACCCCGCCGAGCAGCCCACGACGCAGGCGCCGCATGCTGACGCGCCGCGCACCGACGGACCCGCAGGCGGCAGCTCCTCCCCGCGCCGCCTCCTGCGCTCCCGCGACGACCGCGTCGTCGGCGGCGTCTGCAGCGGCCTCGCCAAGTACTTCAACATCGACCCGCTGATCGTCCGGATCGCGGCGGTCGCGCTGCTGTTCGCGGGCGGCATCTCGGCGGTCGCCTACGTCGCGGCGCTGCTGCTGGTCCCGGACGACGACGGCAGCGGTCGCCCCATCGCAGGCCGGCCTGGCCGCTTCTCGACGATCGCCGGCGCCGCGATCATCGTGATCGGTGCTGCCGTGCTGCTCGACGGCGGCTTCGGCTGGTCCTCGGGTTGGATCTTCGGCGCGGCGGTCCCGACCCTGGTCGTCGTCGCGATCCTCGCGATCGCCGGTCAACGGCTGCTCGCCAACCGCGGTGAGAACCAACCGGCGGCCGCCCGGATCGCGGGCGCCGCGCTGATCCTGTCCGGGATCGTGCTCGGCGTGCTCGTGCTCGCGGTCGGCGGCGCGATCGCCACCGCGGCCGGCGGCGGGACCGGGATCGCGATCGTCGTCGTCGTGCTCGGCGTCGCGATGGTCGCGCTCTCGTTCCAGGACGGCCAGGCCCGCCGCGCCCGCTGGCTGGCGCTCCCCGCGCTGGCGCTGGCGGTCCCGGCCGGCGTCGTGACCGCCGCGGGTGTCGACGTCCACCACGGCGTCGGCAGCCGCAACTACTCGCCCGCGACGATCGCCGACGTCCGGCCCGACTACCGCCTCGGCGTCGGCGAGCTCGTCGTCGACCTGCGCGACACGCAGTGGCCCAAGGGCGACACCATCAACCTGAAGGTCGACGTCGGCACCGGCCACGCGCTGGTCCTGGTCCCGAACGACGTCTGCGTGCAGTCGCACGCCAAGACGGGCCTCGGCTACGTCGGCGTGCTCGGGACCGACGACGGCGGCGCCGACGTCGACACCCAGCGCGGCACGATCGCCCGCTCGCCGGGCGCGCGGCGCCTGGTCCTCGACGCGAGGATGGGCATCGGCGCGGTCGAGGTCCGCCACAACCGCGACGGCTGGGACCACGGCCACCACCGCCGCCTCTCCGACGACATCGGCGCCACGCTCGCGAGCGCCGGCTGCGCAGGTGAGCGCGTGTGA